The following are from one region of the Cyanobium sp. AMD-g genome:
- a CDS encoding HdeD family acid-resistance protein: protein MSVPASPTLRWVTAGLLLVAAVLCLTLPFVSATLLTIALGGVAAAAGVSQLLRLTSADDTRSKVFRAISGVLYVVGGIGLVAFPVASTVSLTLFIGVLLAVEGVMELAGAAAGAGPARGLVLLDGIVTVVLGGMLIAEWPSDSLWAIGTLFGFGLAFSAFNLITAPTASTPQG from the coding sequence TTGTCCGTCCCCGCTTCCCCCACCCTGCGCTGGGTCACCGCCGGCCTGCTGCTGGTGGCGGCCGTTCTCTGCCTGACGCTTCCTTTCGTGTCGGCCACGCTGCTGACCATCGCCCTGGGCGGGGTGGCAGCGGCGGCGGGCGTTTCCCAGCTGCTGCGGCTCACCTCGGCCGATGACACCCGCAGCAAGGTGTTCCGCGCCATCTCCGGGGTGCTGTACGTGGTGGGCGGCATCGGCCTGGTGGCCTTCCCGGTGGCCAGCACCGTCAGCCTGACCCTGTTCATCGGCGTCCTGCTGGCGGTCGAGGGGGTGATGGAGCTGGCGGGCGCCGCCGCCGGCGCCGGGCCGGCCCGGGGCCTGGTGCTGCTCGATGGCATCGTCACGGTGGTGCTGGGGGGGATGCTGATCGCCGAGTGGCCCTCCGACAGCCTCTGGGCCATCGGCACCCTGTTCGGCTTCGGCCTGGCGTTCTCCGCCTTCAACCTGATCACCGCCCCAACCGCGTCCACGCCCCAGGGCTGA
- a CDS encoding potassium channel family protein, which translates to MIRPLAAPATPEGLARRRHRFYRRLLVLCLLVMLSLAFPQELSLVGSVSYLLITVLTTVELSGCLAGGVGRSWSDRLFLALGCTNPFLQLYWLLTPVSQRLSGVPLLLITTLFIGWSLVRLVRTLGREPRATRSVVIGAVAGYLLLGLSGGLVLSVLETIQPGSFLANTADGQAAIVRPQAGRGAHSVWEMDFARINYFAFISLTTTGYGDITPARPPARMASVVLGIAGPLYIAVILGVLINRFKGSEGGASGD; encoded by the coding sequence GTGATCCGACCCCTGGCAGCGCCGGCCACGCCGGAAGGCCTGGCCCGGCGGCGGCACCGCTTCTACCGCCGGCTGCTGGTGCTGTGCCTGCTGGTGATGCTGAGCCTGGCGTTTCCCCAGGAGTTGAGCCTGGTCGGATCGGTGAGCTACCTCCTGATCACGGTCCTCACCACGGTGGAACTGAGCGGGTGCCTGGCCGGCGGTGTCGGGCGTTCCTGGAGCGACCGTCTGTTCCTGGCGCTGGGATGCACCAACCCCTTCCTCCAGCTGTACTGGCTGTTGACCCCCGTGTCGCAGCGGTTGTCCGGGGTGCCCCTGCTGCTGATCACCACGCTGTTCATCGGCTGGAGCCTGGTGCGCCTGGTGCGGACCCTGGGCCGGGAGCCCCGGGCCACACGGTCGGTGGTGATCGGGGCGGTGGCGGGCTACCTGCTGCTCGGCCTCAGTGGTGGCCTGGTGCTGAGCGTGCTGGAAACGATCCAGCCCGGCAGCTTCCTGGCCAACACCGCCGATGGCCAGGCCGCCATCGTTCGCCCCCAGGCGGGGAGGGGCGCCCACAGCGTCTGGGAGATGGATTTCGCCCGCATCAATTACTTCGCCTTCATCAGCCTGACCACCACCGGCTACGGCGACATCACCCCGGCCCGGCCCCCGGCCCGCATGGCCAGCGTGGTGCTGGGCATCGCCGGGCCGCTCTACATCGCCGTGATCCTCGGGGTGCTGATCAACCGGTTCAAGGGTTCGGAGGGGGGCGCCTCCGGCGACTGA
- a CDS encoding NAD(P)/FAD-dependent oxidoreductase, with product MAQERFFLELDPPLEAMRDWPHVVIVGGGFAGLKACNALAGKPVRVTLIDKRNFNLFQPLLYQVASGLVSEADVASPLRQMVGDAANIQILLGEVVDIDTEAREVVFNDHRYAYDHLILASGSGSTYFGHEEWRPLAPPMKILEHADEIRRRLLMALEEAEQTRDPERRRFLQSVVVVGAGPAGCELAGSLIELMHRAVERDFKQLDRDQCRVVLLDAVDRVLPAMAANLSLDASAYLERAGVELRLNTLVAAIEPGRVILRRPEGGPDTSPGEGASESADASGHGLGDLEAATICWTAGVRASRLGRLLAERTGAPVDRGGRLQVEADFSLPGHPEIRAVGDLCHYAHTGDGRVLPGMAGPAVQMGGWVARDILAGLEGRRSAPFRWFDLGSMAVIGPWYAVADLRGLHVSGLAGWILWALAHLAFIPDTENRIALFSKWMWQIATRQRTALLITGRPDQHIGVDVGLERAVPPDGAIQSPEAPPSEPLNRLISTPRITAM from the coding sequence ATGGCCCAGGAACGCTTTTTCCTCGAGCTGGATCCACCCCTGGAGGCCATGCGCGACTGGCCCCACGTGGTGATCGTTGGCGGTGGCTTCGCCGGGCTCAAGGCCTGCAACGCCCTGGCCGGCAAGCCGGTGCGCGTCACCCTGATCGACAAGCGCAACTTCAACCTCTTCCAGCCCCTGCTGTACCAGGTGGCCTCCGGTCTGGTGTCGGAGGCGGATGTGGCCTCGCCCCTGCGCCAGATGGTGGGCGATGCCGCCAACATCCAGATCCTGCTGGGCGAGGTGGTCGACATCGACACCGAGGCCAGGGAGGTGGTGTTCAACGACCACCGCTACGCCTACGACCACCTGATCCTGGCCAGTGGATCCGGCAGCACCTACTTCGGCCACGAGGAGTGGCGGCCCCTGGCCCCGCCGATGAAGATCCTCGAGCACGCCGATGAGATCCGCCGCCGGCTGCTGATGGCCCTCGAAGAGGCCGAGCAGACGCGGGATCCCGAGCGGCGCCGCTTCCTGCAGTCGGTGGTGGTGGTGGGGGCCGGGCCGGCGGGCTGCGAGCTGGCCGGCTCCCTGATCGAGCTGATGCACCGCGCCGTGGAGCGCGACTTCAAGCAACTCGATCGCGACCAGTGCAGGGTGGTTCTGCTGGATGCGGTCGACCGGGTGCTGCCCGCGATGGCCGCCAACCTGTCTCTGGATGCCTCGGCCTATTTGGAGCGGGCCGGCGTCGAGCTGCGCCTGAACACGCTGGTGGCCGCCATCGAACCCGGCCGGGTGATCCTGCGGCGCCCGGAGGGTGGCCCGGACACCTCCCCGGGGGAAGGAGCCTCCGAGAGCGCGGACGCCAGCGGCCATGGCCTCGGCGACCTGGAGGCCGCCACGATCTGCTGGACCGCCGGGGTGCGCGCCTCCCGCCTGGGCCGGCTGCTGGCGGAACGCACCGGCGCCCCCGTCGACCGGGGCGGACGGCTGCAGGTGGAGGCCGACTTCTCGCTGCCCGGCCACCCGGAGATCCGGGCGGTGGGCGATCTCTGCCATTACGCCCACACCGGCGACGGCCGGGTGCTGCCGGGCATGGCGGGGCCGGCGGTGCAGATGGGCGGCTGGGTGGCCCGCGACATCCTGGCGGGCCTGGAAGGACGCCGCAGCGCGCCGTTCCGCTGGTTCGACCTCGGCAGCATGGCCGTGATCGGCCCCTGGTACGCGGTGGCGGATCTGCGCGGGCTGCACGTGAGCGGTCTGGCGGGCTGGATCCTGTGGGCCCTGGCCCATCTGGCCTTCATCCCCGACACGGAGAACCGCATCGCCCTGTTCAGCAAGTGGATGTGGCAGATCGCCACCCGCCAGCGCACGGCCCTGCTGATCACCGGCCGTCCCGATCAGCACATCGGCGTGGATGTGGGGCTGGAGCGGGCCGTGCCGCCGGATGGCGCCATTCAGTCGCCGGAGGCGCCCCCCTCCGAACCCTTGAACCGGTTGATCAGCACCCCGAGGATCACGGCGATGTAG
- a CDS encoding GTP-binding protein — translation MASPRDRLPVTVLTGYLGSGKTTLLNRILTHEHGLKVAVIVNEFGDVGIDNQLVIEADEEIFEMNNGCICCTVRGDLIRIIGNLMKRRDRFDHLVIETTGLADPAPVIQTFFVDEDLRDELKLDAVVTVVDLKHVEQHWDCEEVQEQLAFADVLLLNKIDLVDAEACLAIQQRTRALNPLARVIPTCQADAAMDQILGVEAFSLERALAIDPEFLTSDHDHEHDGAVGSVAFIEGRPMSYKKLEQWIDRLVSERGPDLFRMKGILQIDGESNRYVFQSVHMLIDSTRDRPWREDETPSTQFVIIGRDLDEADLRAGFEACVA, via the coding sequence ATGGCCTCCCCTCGGGATCGCTTGCCAGTCACCGTTCTCACGGGCTATCTCGGCTCCGGCAAGACCACGCTGCTGAACCGGATCCTCACCCATGAGCACGGCCTGAAAGTGGCCGTGATCGTCAACGAATTCGGCGATGTGGGCATCGACAACCAGCTGGTGATCGAGGCCGATGAAGAGATCTTCGAGATGAACAACGGCTGCATCTGTTGCACCGTGCGTGGCGACCTCATCCGCATCATCGGCAATCTGATGAAGCGTCGCGACCGATTCGACCATCTGGTGATCGAGACCACCGGCCTGGCTGATCCCGCCCCGGTGATTCAGACCTTCTTCGTCGATGAGGACCTGCGCGACGAACTGAAGCTCGATGCCGTGGTGACCGTGGTTGACCTCAAGCATGTGGAGCAGCACTGGGACTGCGAGGAGGTCCAGGAGCAGCTCGCCTTCGCCGATGTGCTGCTGCTCAACAAGATCGATCTGGTCGACGCCGAGGCCTGCCTGGCGATCCAGCAGCGGACCCGGGCCCTCAATCCACTGGCGCGGGTGATTCCCACCTGCCAGGCCGATGCGGCGATGGACCAGATCCTCGGCGTGGAGGCCTTCAGCCTTGAGCGGGCCCTGGCGATCGATCCGGAGTTTCTGACCTCCGACCATGACCATGAACACGACGGGGCGGTTGGCTCGGTGGCCTTCATCGAAGGGCGCCCGATGAGTTACAAAAAATTGGAGCAATGGATCGATCGGCTGGTGAGTGAACGGGGCCCCGATCTGTTCCGGATGAAAGGCATCCTCCAGATCGACGGCGAGAGCAACCGCTACGTCTTCCAGTCGGTCCACATGCTGATCGACAGCACCAGGGATCGCCCCTGGCGCGAGGACGAAACCCCCAGCACCCAGTTCGTGATCATCGGCCGCGATCTCGACGAGGCCGACCTGCGGGCCGGCTTCGAGGCCTGTGTGGCCTGA
- a CDS encoding WD40 repeat domain-containing protein has translation MAAPPTLVQERLCGACGHAITAQTWSADGELLAMASAGGELLLIDFRAGCEELLRGERDSSLNVAGFSADDRFLMAAGQDGELLLWELGGSGVRPIAFNPLPLGGHWLDAAAWQPQGSLLAVGAGKQLRLWDGASRSLRPESQELKGTVLALAWSRDGRRLAAACHGEVLLWSPDDPAQAPQRCPTGSAGLSLGWSGQGNLLASGQLDGSLMLWPDGGAGRGWQFRGFPGKARALTWCDQPGRLAPLLAVASADIAVLWSQQDRGAKGWKPEPLVLHEGRVHAVAFAPGSSLLATASGDGTVGLWDGRGRLQQLLEGDGQAITSLSWRPDGCHLVAGGAQGQWWLWPVTLPPSVRSRPPSPGGFAP, from the coding sequence ATGGCGGCCCCCCCGACCCTGGTGCAGGAGCGGCTGTGCGGCGCCTGCGGCCACGCGATCACGGCCCAGACCTGGTCGGCCGATGGCGAGTTGCTGGCCATGGCGTCGGCCGGCGGTGAGCTGCTGCTGATCGATTTCCGCGCCGGCTGCGAGGAGCTGCTGCGCGGCGAGCGGGACAGCAGCCTCAATGTGGCGGGCTTCAGCGCCGACGACCGCTTTCTGATGGCGGCGGGCCAGGACGGTGAGCTGCTGCTGTGGGAGCTGGGGGGCTCCGGTGTGCGGCCGATCGCCTTCAACCCCCTGCCCCTGGGGGGCCACTGGCTGGATGCGGCCGCCTGGCAGCCCCAGGGCTCCCTGCTGGCGGTGGGGGCCGGCAAGCAGCTGCGGCTGTGGGATGGCGCCAGCCGGAGCCTGCGCCCGGAGAGCCAGGAGCTGAAGGGCACGGTGCTGGCCCTGGCCTGGAGCCGTGATGGCCGGCGGCTGGCGGCGGCCTGCCACGGCGAAGTGCTGCTCTGGTCTCCGGACGACCCGGCCCAGGCCCCCCAGCGCTGCCCCACCGGTTCGGCGGGGCTGTCCCTGGGCTGGTCCGGCCAGGGCAACCTGCTGGCCAGCGGCCAGCTGGACGGCTCGCTGATGCTCTGGCCTGACGGCGGGGCCGGTCGCGGCTGGCAGTTCCGTGGCTTCCCCGGCAAGGCGCGGGCCCTGACCTGGTGTGATCAGCCGGGGCGCCTGGCGCCGCTGCTGGCCGTCGCCTCCGCCGACATCGCCGTGCTCTGGAGTCAGCAGGATCGCGGTGCCAAAGGCTGGAAGCCGGAACCCCTGGTGCTGCATGAAGGCCGTGTCCATGCCGTCGCCTTTGCCCCCGGCAGCAGCCTGCTGGCCACCGCCTCGGGCGATGGCACGGTGGGGCTCTGGGATGGCCGAGGCCGGCTGCAGCAGTTGCTCGAGGGCGACGGCCAGGCCATCACCAGTCTCAGCTGGCGACCCGATGGCTGCCATCTGGTTGCCGGTGGCGCGCAGGGCCAGTGGTGGCTCTGGCCCGTGACCCTGCCCCCATCCGTCCGCTCCCGCCCCCCCAGTCCCGGAGGTTTTGCCCCATGA
- a CDS encoding metal ABC transporter solute-binding protein, Zn/Mn family, translated as MSPLPSRRPLLALAVGLSALLLACRPTVDSTAPKAGRADRPKVVTTFLPITLFTRAVAGDCAEVTALIPAASGPHDFQARPGDVAAIRNARVLVKNGLGMESFLDKLVQGAENPALKVIDSSRGIATLENTEKPAGEDNHDHDHGHDHGPINPHIWLDPVRAAQQVDNIRDGLIAADPACAEGYRRNAAAFRGELRRLNTDVEKQLAPFRGKTFVVVHDFAPYFAERYGLKAEYLVDVPEQNPSPADLARVADTVKRSQLQALLSEPQEGNRSFNALAGDLGIRISVFDPMETGTEEASRKPATYGEVMGRNVADLVSAFR; from the coding sequence ATGAGCCCGTTGCCATCCCGTCGTCCCCTGCTGGCCCTGGCCGTGGGTCTGTCCGCCCTCCTGCTGGCCTGCCGTCCGACGGTGGATTCAACAGCACCCAAGGCCGGCCGCGCCGATCGCCCCAAGGTGGTGACCACCTTCCTGCCGATCACCCTGTTCACCCGCGCCGTGGCCGGCGACTGCGCCGAGGTGACGGCGCTGATCCCCGCCGCCAGCGGCCCCCATGATTTCCAGGCCCGGCCGGGGGATGTGGCGGCCATCCGCAACGCCAGGGTGCTGGTGAAGAACGGCCTGGGCATGGAATCGTTCCTCGACAAGCTGGTGCAGGGCGCCGAAAACCCCGCCCTCAAGGTGATCGATTCCAGCCGCGGCATCGCCACCCTGGAGAACACCGAAAAGCCCGCCGGTGAGGACAACCATGACCATGATCACGGCCACGACCATGGCCCGATCAATCCCCACATCTGGCTCGATCCGGTCCGAGCCGCCCAGCAGGTGGACAACATCCGCGACGGCCTGATCGCGGCCGATCCGGCCTGCGCCGAGGGCTACCGCCGCAATGCTGCCGCCTTCAGGGGCGAGCTGCGCCGGCTGAACACGGACGTTGAGAAGCAGCTGGCCCCGTTCCGGGGCAAGACCTTTGTGGTGGTGCACGACTTCGCCCCCTACTTCGCCGAGCGCTACGGCCTCAAGGCCGAGTACCTGGTGGATGTGCCGGAGCAGAACCCCTCGCCGGCGGATCTGGCGCGGGTGGCCGACACGGTGAAGCGCAGCCAGCTCCAGGCCCTGCTCAGCGAGCCCCAGGAGGGCAACCGCTCCTTCAATGCCCTGGCCGGGGATCTCGGGATCCGTATCAGCGTCTTCGATCCGATGGAAACCGGCACCGAGGAGGCCTCCCGCAAGCCGGCCACCTATGGCGAGGTGATGGGCCGCAACGTCGCCGACCTGGTGAGCGCGTTCCGCTGA
- a CDS encoding metal ABC transporter permease yields MTEFSQLATVIGQPFMQRALVGGLLTGTLGGLLGSFAVLRQLSFFSDALGHSALLGLSLGILLGLNPTLVLIPFAVLFALLVNLLVERSQLPADALLNIVYSTSLAFAVVALSLVTTYRGGIQQLLFGDILGISWLDLALIAVLLLVAVAYLLVSLRAQVLVTLHADLAGAFGVGNQWHRIAFILLLAVVVAVSIKAVGVLLISAFVVIPACASRLVSRHFGSYLVLSSLIGGGCAVLGLLGSGLTNLPSGPCVVIVQFFGFLLALGVSLGRRQRVRTSLA; encoded by the coding sequence ATGACGGAGTTCTCCCAGCTCGCCACGGTGATCGGCCAGCCGTTCATGCAGCGCGCCCTGGTGGGGGGACTGCTGACCGGGACCCTGGGCGGCCTGCTGGGCAGTTTCGCCGTGCTGCGCCAGCTGTCGTTCTTCAGCGATGCCCTGGGCCATTCCGCCCTGCTGGGTCTCAGCCTGGGGATTCTGCTGGGCCTCAACCCCACCCTGGTGCTGATCCCCTTCGCCGTGCTGTTCGCCCTGCTGGTGAACTTGCTGGTGGAGCGCAGCCAGCTGCCGGCCGATGCCCTGTTGAACATCGTCTACTCCACGTCCCTGGCCTTCGCCGTGGTGGCCCTCAGCCTGGTGACCACCTACCGGGGCGGCATCCAGCAGTTGCTGTTCGGCGACATCCTCGGCATCTCCTGGCTGGATCTCGCCCTGATCGCGGTGCTGCTGCTGGTGGCGGTGGCCTACCTGCTGGTGAGCCTGCGGGCCCAGGTGCTGGTCACTCTGCATGCCGATCTGGCCGGAGCCTTCGGTGTCGGCAACCAGTGGCACCGGATCGCCTTCATTCTGCTGCTCGCCGTGGTGGTGGCCGTGTCGATCAAGGCGGTGGGGGTGCTGCTGATCAGCGCCTTCGTGGTGATTCCCGCCTGCGCCTCCCGGCTGGTGAGTCGCCACTTCGGCTCCTATCTGGTGCTCTCTTCCCTGATCGGCGGCGGCTGCGCCGTGCTGGGGCTGCTCGGTTCTGGCCTCACCAACCTGCCCTCGGGCCCCTGCGTGGTGATCGTGCAGTTCTTCGGATTCCTGCTGGCCCTTGGCGTCAGCCTGGGGCGTCGGCAGCGGGTAAGGACGTCCCTGGCCTAG
- a CDS encoding 3'-5' exonuclease: MALDFETADQGRDSACSIGLVRVERRTIVHREHRLIRPPRRNFQFTAIHGISWSQVAQEPPFAQLWPQLAACLEGAQFIAAHNASFDAGVMRACCEQAGLQPPSQPFVCTVQLARQAWNLRPTKLPDVCRHLGLPLQHHNALSDAEACANIVLAAGRDGTAG, translated from the coding sequence GTGGCCCTGGATTTCGAGACGGCGGATCAGGGCCGGGACAGCGCCTGCTCGATTGGCCTGGTGCGGGTGGAGCGGCGCACCATCGTGCACCGCGAGCATCGCTTGATTCGCCCACCGCGGCGGAACTTCCAGTTCACCGCCATCCACGGCATCAGCTGGTCGCAGGTGGCCCAGGAACCCCCGTTCGCGCAGCTCTGGCCGCAGCTGGCGGCCTGTCTGGAGGGGGCGCAATTCATCGCCGCCCACAACGCCAGTTTTGATGCCGGCGTGATGCGGGCCTGCTGTGAGCAGGCCGGCCTGCAGCCTCCGAGCCAACCCTTTGTCTGCACGGTCCAGCTGGCCAGGCAGGCCTGGAATCTGCGGCCCACCAAATTGCCGGATGTGTGCCGTCATCTGGGACTGCCACTCCAGCACCACAATGCCCTCTCCGACGCCGAGGCCTGCGCCAACATCGTGCTGGCGGCGGGCCGGGACGGGACGGCCGGCTAG